In Gossypium raimondii isolate GPD5lz chromosome 12, ASM2569854v1, whole genome shotgun sequence, a single window of DNA contains:
- the LOC105764741 gene encoding uncharacterized protein LOC105764741, whose protein sequence is MGCTFSGFNAMYDAANGGGDVWINDIRFKIVRQLGEGGFAYVYLVKEVTSDSSSISAGGLAKKVKDPSHLSDDGTYAMKKVLIQNNEQLELVREEIRVSSLFSHHNLLPLLDHAIISVKPTQEGSWNHEAYLLFPVHLDGTLLDNFKAMSAKNDFFSTSDVLQIFRQLCAGLEHMHSLEPPYAHNDIKPGNVLLTHRKGESPLAILMDFGSARPARRQIRSRSEALQLQEWASEHCAAPFRAPELWDCPSHADVDERTDIWALGCTLYAIMYGVSPFEYALGESGGSLQLAIVNVQIKWPAGPKPQYPEALHQFVTWMLQPQPSVRPRIDDIIFHVDKLISKFSQ, encoded by the exons ATGGGGTGTACATTTTCAGGGTTTAATGCAATGTACGATGCTGCTAATGGGGGAGGAGACGTTTGGATCAATGACATCAGGTTCAAGATCGTGAGGCAGTTGGGTGAAGGTGGCTTCGCCTATGTTTATCTGGTTAAGGAAGTCACCTCCGattcttcttcaatttcagCTGGTGGCTTAGCCAAGAAAGTCAAGGACCCTTCTCATCTATCTG ATGATGGAACTTATGCAATGAAGAAAGTTCTCATTCAGAATAATGAACAGTTAGAATTGGTTCGGGAGGAGATCCGTGTTTCATCCTTGTTTAGTCACCATAATCTTCTTCCCCTTCTTGATCATGCTATCATTTCTGTTAAG CCTACACAAGAAGGATCATGGAATCACGAAGCATATTTACTATTTCCCGTTCATTTGGATGGAACATTACTGGACAATTTCAAAGCTATGAGTGCTAaaaatgatttcttttctaCCTCGGATGTTCTTCAAATATTTCGGCAG CTGTGTGCCGGACTTGAACATATGCACAGTCTTGAGCCTCCATATGCACATAATGATATCAAGCCTGGTAATGTTCTTTTAACCCATAGGAAAGGGGAATCGCCTCTTGCTATATTAATGGATTTCGGGAGTGCTCGTCCTGCAAGGAGGCAAATTCGCTCTCGTTCTGAGGCACTACAGCTTCAG GAATGGGCATCTGAGCACTGTGCAGCACCTTTCCGAGCTCCTGAGTTGTGGGATTGCCCAAGCCATGCAGATGTTGATGAGCGAACCGATATTTGGGCATTGGGGTGCACTTTATATGCAATAAT GTATGGGGTATCCCCATTTGAGTATGCACTTGGAGAATCTGGAGGAAGCCTGCAACTGGCCATTGTAAATGTACAGATTAAGTGGCCAGCTGGACCTAAACCACAGTATCCTGAAGCTCTTCACCAATTCGTGACTTGGATGCTTCAGCCTCAGCCTAGTGTTCGCCCTCGCATAGATGATATCATATTTCACGTCGACAAGTTGATCTCGAAGTTTTCACAGTGA